Sequence from the Pseudomonadota bacterium genome:
TGAGCAGGCGGTTGAGCGATAGCCCAGGCTTTTGACCATATCCTGCAGGAGCGATCTTAGATCGTTGCTATCTTCAACTATAAGAACGCGTTTGTCCTGGTTGTTAACAGCTATTTTTCCGGCCCCGTTAAGGGACTGGCTCTTGTACGTTGTAGCTCGTTGCTCAACCGGTATAAAGATTGGAAAGTAGAGAGATATCGTTGTTCCGCGCTCCGGTTTCGATTCTACGGTCATAAAACCGTCGTGTTCATTCATGATTGCAAGAACACTTGGCAGGTCGAGCCCTACATGTCCGAACTCTCCCCTGGTTGTTAGGGCTTACTTCCAGGATGTAGGTGACATACTGCGGCATCTATCTCCTCGTAAGCTGTGTTAATCGAGACCTGTCCAATTCCGCTTGGATACGCCTCGCTGGAGTTCATCACAATCAGGCTTAGCGCCTGAGTAAGAAGTGCAGTGTCAATTTTTACCGGTAGATCGCCATCAGAGAGTTGCAGCGTCACATCTATGCCATCACATACTAGCTCTCGTAGCAGCGGCAAGCGCTCTGAGAGGGCGTTGCCTAACTCAACGCCGCGTCTAGTGGAGGCCTCTGGCGCTACCGTAAGTTCATTGAGCTGTTGCGCAAAGAGACCGCCCCGAGCGGCTATCTCTGAGATGCGTTGCAGGGCAGAGGAGAGCGCTGCCGGGTGCGCTACATGCAGGGCGTGGCTGGCTCTACCGAGGATCGTTGTAAAGATCTCGGTTAGTTTTGGGGCCGCCCCTGTTGCACAGGCGTTGAAGGCCTTAAGGCGTTGAATCTTGAGTAACCTGTGGTCGATAGTGCGACGAGCTGTGATATCTGTAATGCGAATGACCCTGGGAGAGCCGATCTTTAGGTTGTTTTTTGGGCCATCTTCCTGTTCGTTCTCTTTAGTATATTGCGAGCTATCGTGTGAGCGTAGGTTAATCTCAATAAATTTAACGCCGTCTTTACGATCTGAGAGATGCAGCTCCTTAACGAACTCCAGAGATGGGTCTGTTATACCAATAAGTTGCCAGATGTACTGAACCAGCTCCGTATTGGCTGCCAACTCATTAAAGCAAGCGCCGACTACGTTTTCGCTCGAGAGGCATACGAGCGCACGAAAGCGGTCGTTTATAAATAGCACCGCACCATCACCATCTAGCGCGCACACCCCAGCTTCGTAGGTATCCTCAAGAGGTTCTTCCGTAGATGGGTTGCTGCCGTTAGTGTTAATGCCGTATGCAAAATCCCACTCCTCCTCTCCAATTCGGCCACTCTGAAGGGTAGCCAGGCCGCCTGACTCAGCAGTGTTTCGTGAATTGGAGAGTAGTGAGCCACGCCCGTGAGTAACTGAGTGTGAGATATGTAGTCCAAATAGGCTTGGTATCATAACGAAGCAGGTAACCACTCCGATACCGATCATAAGGTTCGCGTCGACCGCCACCGTTTCTTGCAGAACCCCTAGTTGCGAAAGGGATAGTAAGGTAGCAAAGAGAGCTGTTAATGAAGTTGCTGTCATAAGATGGGGAATAAGTTGCATCTCATGCTGGTATCGAGCGCGGCGTGTGATAAACCACCACAACGAATCGTTAAACAGAAAGGCCCCGGCAAGGGTAACTACAAAGAGGTCCTGCACAAGCGTTAGCAAAGTAGTGGCAGCGCTCATGGTTGCGAACGTAGCCCCAGCCGCGGTTAGCGCTCCAAGCGTTGGTTGCACAACTGCCATCCAGGTTAATAGCGCTGTTGCATAACCAGGTACCATCGGCAGATAGCGCTGCGCGCATCCAAGTGCAACGATAATTATCGTTAGACGACACGCCATCTGAGGGTCTGCGGTGTAAAGGCTCCAAGGCAGGACGGCGATTGCGATAACTATGCAGGCGCCCCGTATGCCAAACGCAAGGGGCACCATAAAGAGCAGTAGCTCTGCTACGGCGGTACCAGCCGTAAAATGAAAGGTCTCGACGATGGCAAAAATGACCAGCGCTGCTAGGCCAATTGCGATAGGAGCGAGAAGTGATTGGTTTTCAATGCTACGGGAATAAGGCATAGCTATACCCCTGTTCTATACAATATGTTATGCGGGGAAGCATCCGGTGCATAAGAAACCTCCCCGCTCTCTCTCTATTAAAGAACGGAGAGATCTTGGATTTACTTGATATTTTACCGTTCAGTAGGGCTAATTTTATGGCTTTTTTCCGAAAATGTTGATTTTGCTTGAGATCTCAAGCCGCTCAGCCGACTAATCCATATAGTAGGGCGGTAGCGGAGGAGGGTAGGAGATTTTTTTGTTCGTCCGGTCCCTGCTCCTCTGCATCTTAGCTGTTTGTAGGCTTCCACACGCAGGGGTCGTATCACGATATACAGATAGGGGCGCTCATGTGCAGATATAAACTTAAATCGTTGATGGTCGCAGTCGTAGGCAGCGTTGGTGTCTTTCTAGCAGGCAACGTTGTTGCGCAGGATCAACTGCCCAAGGATAATGGGTATTCCGACTATCATAAAGCGCCCCGTTACAGGGAGTCTGAGTCGCATCCGTTACGCGTTCTTGCCTACATAGTTCATCCGATCGGATGGGCAGCTCGGGAGCTAATCTTTAGGCCGTTAAGTTACTTCGCGTCCTCCACACCCGAGACCCGCGCCGTGATGGGATTCAGGGAGCCCTTTGATTTCAGAACCCCCTCCTGTTTTAACAGTGATAACAACGTTCCTGATTGTCGTACCATCATGCCCTTTGATTACAATAAACCGCAGGGCGAGGAGCTGACGTCTAGTAAGGTAGTTTATTTTCCAGATGTAAACTTTGATTTTAATAAGCATGTTCTCAATAAGCTTGGCAGAGCGAAGGCGCACGAGGTAGCAGGCCTTCTTAACAAAGAGGGGGCTGTTAATATCGTGCTTGAGGGCAACGCCGATAGTCGTGGAGGGGAAGCCTATAATCAGAAGCTCGGTATGGACCGCGCTGATGCGGTCAAAGCTGAACTTGTAGCCCAGGGTATTTCAGGAGAAACGCTTACAACTGTGAGCTTTGGTGAGTCGAGACCGCTCTTTACCGAGCAGGAGGAGTGGGCATATGCATCAAATCGTCGTGTGGCTGTTCGCTTTGAAGGCAACGGCGCCCGTTAAAACGGCTACTGCATAACTCGAGAGCCACTACTGATTCACAGCTTCCTTAATCTCAAAGCTAGAACTTCTTAGCTCCGTTGGTAGCGGTAGCGCCTTAATCTCTTGCTGTGGTGCGATGCCGAGCCATTCCATAAGGTGTTGTATCGTAGAGCGGCGCGGCTCCTGACTAGCAACTAACTTGCGGATTGTTTGAGTCTCAGAGAGTAGGAGGAGCTGATCGCGGTCACCCTTTTCTTCAAGGCGCTCTATTCTGGTTCTTAGCCAATCGCGTTGCGAGCGCAGGTCGTTAATCTCGCTCTCCTTCATGTCGAGGATCCGCTCCTGAAGTGCGACCATGTTTTTAAGCCGTTGCA
This genomic interval carries:
- a CDS encoding OmpA family protein — translated: MCRYKLKSLMVAVVGSVGVFLAGNVVAQDQLPKDNGYSDYHKAPRYRESESHPLRVLAYIVHPIGWAARELIFRPLSYFASSTPETRAVMGFREPFDFRTPSCFNSDNNVPDCRTIMPFDYNKPQGEELTSSKVVYFPDVNFDFNKHVLNKLGRAKAHEVAGLLNKEGAVNIVLEGNADSRGGEAYNQKLGMDRADAVKAELVAQGISGETLTTVSFGESRPLFTEQEEWAYASNRRVAVRFEGNGAR